In Oryza sativa Japonica Group chromosome 8, ASM3414082v1, the sequence CCCCGGTCAGCCCGTATCGCCGGTCCCCATCATCGGCGGTGCCGCCCCCGGTCAGCCCGCATCGCCGGTCCCCAtcatcggcggcgccgcccccgaTCCCCCTCGATCTGCACTGCTCCCGACGAGTTTAACCCTTGCGCGGCTCTGCTGGAGTGTGAGTGCAAgaacagcgccgccgccgagaacaCGCTGCTCCGGGCGGGCTACGGTGGGTGGCTGCTCtactcggcggcgtcggcgggggaCATGGCGTTCGTGCAGGAGCTTATGGACAGGGATCCCTTGCTGGTGTTTGGCGAGGGCGAGCATGGCGTGATGGACATGTTCTACGCCGCCGCGAGGGGCGGGAACGCCGAGGTGTTCAAGCTGCTGCTGGACCACGCCATGTCGCCGAGGTGCTCGACGAATTGTCCCAACGGGGAAGGCGCAGGAGCGGTGGTGGCTGCTCCTCGGTGTTCTGGCTGGAAATGATGAGTAGGGCAGtccacgccgccgcgggggGCGGCAGCGTGGAGATGCTGAGGGAGCTCATCGAGCGTCGCTCCGACGTGTCGGAGTATCTCGACTTCCGTGGATCCACCGTGCTGTATGCTGTTGCAGGTAGAGGGCAGCTAGAGGTGAGGCATCTACTTCTTGGCCATTGCTTACTTCTGTAAAATGCTTGATACAGTAACATTTTTCTTTGTGCCAATATGGATGACAAAGGTAGATCCTCATTTCATCAGAATGTTTGGGTGAAATATTTCCATACCCGATATCTTTTGACGTTATGAAACCCATTTTACCTTTAGATGCGCTGCAGGTTATTATCTGGTAATCGATTTCAACATAAATATTAAAGTTGCTCTTGATCATGAGAAAATAGATATATTAAGGAACAAATTATTTTCATTCGTCCTTTCTGAACAAATGGTTTGAGCTTGGAAGGATATTGTTCAGCTAGAATGCTGCGTGTTACCCAAGTAGACATAGAGATATGTAGATAGTTgtaattaaagaacattttttttatcttatataATAAGCATACCATGCCCAGATGATCAAGGCTCATTTAGTTAATATCGTCATGCTCAACTCTCCAGTGTATTATGAAGGCAAAGAATAAATATAAAGACCATACTGATTTGGCCTCTTTCACATGGACTTCAAGTTGTGAAATTCATGACCGGATTTTCTTTAGTAATTTTAGTTAGAAGCAACCCAGCGCTTCCGACTGAGATGGTTGTGCGACGACTGGTAGCGCCCAGCAGTTGAGTTCTTGCTGGACAACTGTGGGCGAAGCGGCAAAATGGCTCACGAAGGCCAGCGGCGGCTGGAAATTGACGATGAAGAAGCGGTCAGTGGAATTTCTCTTCTCCATAGCCACTTAGCCTCTCCTTTCAAGATAACTCTGTATGCTTGATGCCCCTCTAATAATAGCTTAGGATTTTTTGAGGCATCGATAGCTGCAATCAGTGCTCATGTCATCATTCAATGACCTGTAACAATTTCGAAAGAACTATGTTGGGCACCAGATGAACCCAGGCAGATGTTCTTTGGATCGGTTTTTGTACACCACAAGGTTCTATCTGCAGGAAatttaacaaaaaataaactgGCCAACTATATTCGCTATGCAATGGAGTTTATGGTGAAAGCTCAGTTGCTTTTTGTTCCATGTAATATCCTTGAATTGTAGTCTGAAACCAACTTCTTAATATAATGGCAGAGCTCCAACCttcagaaaaagagaaaaagtcACCTTCTCCTAACTTACCCACTGTGTTGTTTTTTTCCATTCACATGCGTTTGCAGCTTGGCAACTAGAGGAGGAGCTGACTTCTAGATTGATCTGCTCTCTTATTTTCCAACAATGAGCATTTGTTACAGGCAATGAGCTTGTACAGCAAAAAAGGCTCAAATATGAAACCATCTGTTACAGCTTATATGTGTTTGCATTGAATTAGCAAGTACAACAAAGAAGGCTCAAATTTCCCTTTTGTTATTGTTAATACTTCATGAGCTTATGAAACTATTTTAGTAAAATTCAATTCTCTCAATTCCTCGGCCATTGCGCCAAAAACGCAAGTTCCATTTGGATTCCCTTTTTATCAATGATAACCGCAGCACTGTTGTCATAGCGTATTATTATACCGTCTTCGCATTTGAACTCAGTAGTTCCTCATTGAAAATTAGACTCTATAGATATGGTAATATGGAGAATACAAAGTGGTTTGAAGCACGCACAGAACCGGAAGCGCCCTTTGTTTCAAAGAGATGACGAGTTATTCATATTTAATTTGATGGTCAGAAGACAATCTGTAGTTGCCGCCACCATCCCTCATGCCGATCTCCAGCAACGTGCGGCTGCTTAAAGCGTCACTGCCGCCGTCTCTCCAAATTGCACTCACGTTGTCTCTTTGTCGTTGAAAGGTCCTGCGTGCACGCTTCCTAAACTATTAGACGGGGCATATAGTAATATGATCTtatccatttttaaagtttttttagcTAATTGTGTTAATTCATCGTTCCATTTTACATGTGGAAGGAGGGATTTCTTTCTAGAGAACACAGCTCCACAGCCTGATTGTACCGGGGAAAAAATTGAAGCCGGACAGATACAGAGGTAAATATTAACAGGGAGGGGAAAAATGTAGAAAGGTGAGCCGATACGGTGAACATatcatataaatttttttcccaacatgaaattttaaaagttattaaAGACAATGGAATTGcaccgtagcgtttagcacgggcatattactagtatacATAGTGCTAAAACGTATAACAGGCAAGCACCAGGTATTTGACAAAGAACATGGCATATGCAGGAAAGTGTAGTTACTTTATACCTGGTATGAAATTGTAATAATATGCTAATCAAATACGTTGGCACGCCATGTTCTTTGTCAACTGAAATTGTAATCATGAGTGCCCTTTGGGTGCTAAAGATCATGAGAAGCAGATGGGTAACTAGCTAATAAAAATCTTGCTCAGAAAAAGATATGCAATACTACTTCCTTGTCAAATGCCATCACCACTAGCACGTTCTGTTCAATCCTGTCAATTCAGCCGTTCCATGGATTCATGAACTCTGATAGTAGGGAAAAAGGGCAATTCGACTGATTACGTTGGAAGATGAACAGAACCGCTCATGTCGTCACCGAGAGTTTACATGGCAAGGCAGTGGGAAAATGTAGTACCCAAGAAAGGGCCCAAATCAATTTATACCAGAGTTGCCAATCAAGTTGTGATAGCGCCACTGGAGGTATCGTCAGGTTTGCCCATGCACTCAGCACTTGTCGACGCCATTGTGCAAAGGGCTCTTCTGCCCCATAAGTTTCCAAATGCCAGCATTGCCGATTTTGGTCCGAGCAAGGATCAGACGTCCAGAGCGGTAGTGCTTGCCGCCTTGCTGGAGAACTGAGGGATTGTTTGTCTGATCCTGGTTACCTTCGCAACCCTTGTTATGGAGGAATTGTTACCGTGGTCGGCAAAGGCTTGTTCGCTGCAATTTGTTGATGCCAAAGAGAGCTTCAGTTCTGTGACAAGGAAGCACAGTTATCTTGGTGTTTATGTGTGCATAAACACTGATAGGAATGAAGAGTCGGAAAGTTGCAAAGTTATGTTAGATGGTTTCAGTATCTCATTTAAAACTAGTTTTGCATTTACGTTACCAAATGAGTGCATACAAAGACTCACCTTGCAATTTTCCGCAGGTCGCAAGCTTACAAAGGTAGTCACGGAAATTTGTCAATACACGCTTCTCTTGCTCTTTGAAAATGTCTACCAGATTCTCTTCTGTGGTTGAGGGGGTTGCATCTGGAGCTTTTGAATCCTGGAAAACTGCatcttgctcatcacacatcaGTGCCTGGGTTCCAGGAGACAGAGGCCTCTTGTTACCCTTCTGTATATCAAAAGGGTCGGCTCTTGGCAATTCCAGCCTACCTTCAGCAATAAGAACTTCGTTTGAGCTCTTCTCCAGTGAACACATTTGTTTAGCTGGTTCTTTCTGAATTGCTTCTCTATCATGGTTTGTGGAAGAAAGGCAACTATCTACTCGATTTAACTTTTTTCTCTTGGTGTTTTCCTTCATTCCTGACTCTGAAATATTAGTAACTTTAAGATGAAATATAACATGGTAAGATGCATATTCACAACGTAGTGAGCATCAATACTGCGATGAAATGCCGTACTGCAATCGTTTAGAGATTTCTAGTAGTAAAGATGGGAATTTAGTGATTCAATGGGTATGAACCACGAGTATCTGACATGTAAAATGTTGGTGAAGATTATTCAGATATGGATAAAGGATGAATTCAGATATCAAAAGGCAGATAACACATGCCCAAGTTGGCTGGATTTGGTATCAGCGTGATGATCACAAACTAACATGTTTGAACTTAGTAAGAATACACAGGATGAAGCGTGTATGCGTATTAGATTTTTAAGAAGAGTGCAGAACTAAACCAAAATGCAATCACCATAGTTTTGTGATCTACCACTATGCAAATGGCTGTATATTCTGATGGAAGCATTATTCCCCACATATATATTCAACTAAGCATGACAACTGATGCTGATGTAATTGTTAATTACTACATTAGCTGGATACCACAACCACGTCAAATCGTATGGCTACATGATGCCATTTGGTAGAGAAACAAGGAAAAAGAACAAGCACATGTGTCATACTTAACATGATATATGCATTGATATATGTCAAATATGTGGACATGAGGGTTGTGGACGTGCAATTTATCACCAAGTCAACATCCAAGACCATAAAAAGATAAGGAGTTCCAGTGAAGAAATTGTAATTTTGATATTTTcagatataaacatattttttttcttgagaaaaaagagagaatataAGCACAGTTTCAATATCCAATTGAGAAATGCTTAGGTATTCCACACAAGAAAAAATAACTTATAGTTTGATATTTATTTCCCACAAGAAAAGAAATCCATCTGGTGTAAACTCCCAACTTAGAGCAAGACTATTCTGGCTCCTTTGCTCGGTTAGAGAAGAGTACATTATCCACCCAAGCCTTGTGGATAGTAAGGGGATAGCTGGAGGCATTTCACCAATATGCTCAACAGGTTATCTAGTAGATCATAATGACAAGAACACTAGATGATTTTaccccaaaaaataaaaaacactaAATGATTAAACATATTATATGTGGTTACAAATAAAGGCTATATTGCCTTCTACATGAAAGTCATTATCATTTCTTTCTGGGGTATTTCGATGACCTGTAATGATATAATTTTCATCTTTTGAAGGTTCAAACATGAATTTTCCATGGTTATGCATAGGGAAAAATTCTGTTATACCAGATATACAAACATGGCTAGATAATCTCAATCTCTGATGGCTATATTGTAATATAACCAGATGGACCAGTCCCAGTATTTTATTCAATAATATTTGCTCTATCATACTTGATTTGTGCTCTTTTAATGCCTACACAAGAGAGATGGCCAGTTGTCAATTGATGGCTTGGCAATTTCTTCACCCCTACACTCCAGTTGACACTCTTATTAAATTCTCTAAAGGAGCAACAAAGCAATTCCCATCTGAGAAGATCCAACATATTGTTTTGTTCCCAACATTCAGTGGTAAATAAAAATGCATGTAAAATATAGCCAGAGGTTGAATTCCATTGTCATAGAAGAGTATATTGTAGCAACTGTAATATGAATAACTCATCGCTAGTATTGTTTTTTAGAGAGAAAAATACCTAAAAGTGTTGCGCCAGCTTGTCTTGACACTAGAATTAAAAGATTACAGAGCTCATTTACATCTTCTATCTGGATGATGTCTGCTAAACTTGGCCTTAAAAAATGAAATATATGTTATACAGTAGAATGAAAGAAGTACAACAGAGAAAACCATTATGACCATGAGAAAATTTTCACCTGTAAGTAACTTCATGTGGTACATATTTTACGAGACTTTTAGCATCTTCTCTAGTAACAGAAGAAGTGAGTGAACACGAAAGAGCCTGAAATGGAGCTAACAAGGAGGCATGTCAACAAACAGAGTTTCAGATTCTGTTTATGCACCCTTGCTAATTGAATGGATTGAGGTTTAGTAAAAAGCCATTTGATTGCTCAGAAGGATTATTTTGTTTTATACACAAAAGCATTATTCT encodes:
- the LOC4345404 gene encoding protein tesmin/TSO1-like CXC 5 isoform X2, producing MLSSQKPSSEMWSETKDVTLTRKTNCSCKYSKCLKLYCECFEKGRYCIGCNCTNCCNNVNHENARQDAINVALERNPAAFMPKVLNSTAHNCESKAAEGDIVGKHTKGCKCKRTECLKKYCECFKASVFCSENCRCTGCKNYKSNADRISQKNTVHAHHVQNPASSGMVGQSVIIFHAAENDSSLSLAASVSDHSINNNTSHALSCSLTSSVTREDAKSLVKYVPHEVTYRPSLADIIQIEDVNELCNLLILVSRQAGATLLESGMKENTKRKKLNRVDSCLSSTNHDREAIQKEPAKQMCSLEKSSNEVLIAEGRLELPRADPFDIQKGNKRPLSPGTQALMCDEQDAVFQDSKAPDATPSTTEENLVDIFKEQEKRVLTNFRDYLCKLATCGKLQELKLSLASTNCSEQAFADHGNNSSITRVAKVTRIRQTIPQFSSKAASTTALDV